The following are from one region of the Salvia splendens isolate huo1 chromosome 2, SspV2, whole genome shotgun sequence genome:
- the LOC121766033 gene encoding peroxisomal membrane protein 11A-like produces MDSNPDPKPQNLNLPPKSAPKNNKDFLIHLETYLAKRDGVDKLLKISRYAAKIALASSLLRHHAPFSARLKSFESSVGVSRKAFRLGKFVQDVNALRAIDVASHSRLSLLLSAVAYGGEGFYYFIEQLVWLGKAGLIDKRHLNLLQKWSAWCEFVGYFGSVSLKVMELREIEVEERCAASSVDVAVVRGIKCREEQERLRKLREKKVMKRLSVVQDLADGLMALADIRDGGGGVLASPLLLSSAGMLSALISTHKNWISC; encoded by the coding sequence ATGGATTCAAACCCTGATCCCAAACCCCAAAACCTCAATCTCCCCCCAAAATCCGCACCCAAGAACAACAAGGATTTCCTAATCCACCTCGAAACCTACTTAGCCAAGCGCGACGGCGTCGACAAACTCCTCAAAATCTCGCGCTACGCCGCCAAGATCGCCCTCGCCTCCTCCCTCCTCCGCCACCACGCCCCGTTCTCCGCCCGCCTTAAATCGTTCGAATCGAGCGTCGGCGTCAGCCGTAAAGCATTCCGCCTCGGCAAATTCGTTCAGGATGTCAACGCTCTCCGCGCGATCGATGTCGCGTCTCACTCCCGCCTCAGCCTGCTCCTCTCCGCCGTCGCCTATGGCGGCGAGGGTTTCTACTATTTCATCGAGCAGCTGGTGTGGCTGGGGAAGGCGGGGCTGATCGACAAGAGGCATCTAAACTTGCTGCAGAAATGGAGCGCGTGGTGCGAGTTTGTTGGCTATTTCGGGAGCGTGAGCTTGAAGGTGATGGAGCTGCGGGAGATCGAGGTGGAGGAGAGGTGCGCAGCGTCTAGCGTGGATGTGGCGGTGGTGAGGGGGATTAAGTGCAGGGAGGAGCAGGAGAGGCTGAGGAAATTGAGGGAAAAGAAGGTGATGAAGCGGCTCTCGGTGGTGCAGGATTTGGCCGATGGGTTGATGGCGCTGGCGGATATCAGAGACGGCGGAGGAGGAGTTCTGGCGTCGCCGCTCTTGCTGTCCTCGGCTGGGATGCTCTCCGCGCTTATTAGTACTCATAAGAATTGGATTTCTTGCTGA